One stretch of Calditrichota bacterium DNA includes these proteins:
- a CDS encoding glycoside hydrolase family 88 protein, with translation MRLKKKINKLIFVASLFFFVSHLFSQTPLEIARRVVEKIMRDTNFELELVPQKNVLGLQILDFREGECFNAPRVHFATNSIISKKKKRVLLGISHDAPLKIWINRKLVYENKAGTKIPPREISYNRLLFQDTLRTDLQKGNNEILLKICSGANEGVVFLRPIISTGDLDEDIEFKNKINGEAKWLCLDFPGNDRVKDLKKIFPPETSIELYYSFQGSFYRWYFPRQKILAQLSMPEYVTYRKKPYLDWYYANGAMMMAINDLGNFINDASLKKFVRRYCDFAVEHEDYFRDQYEKQFAFRGSFHRMFRLSMLDDAGAPTLPYVDLYAEQKNENYWKIIARNANYVMKGQVRLADSTFCRPEPEPGTVWADDLFMSAPFLLRMGKITGEQKYFDDAARQVLQFHKYLFNEKEKLFFHGYFDRRKENSVALWGRANGWIAWAISETLLHLPESHENYAVILKIYRKFMSGLAAVQGENGLWHQILDHPESYEETSCTAMFVLAMARGIRNHWLDSSYLEIVRKGWQGLVGKIDADGTVHGICRGTGIGNDLNFYFSRKRFDNAPHGLGAIITAAIEITRLEK, from the coding sequence CCTCAAAAAAATGTTCTTGGACTGCAAATTCTGGATTTTCGAGAGGGTGAATGCTTTAATGCACCGCGCGTCCATTTTGCGACAAATTCAATAATTTCTAAAAAGAAAAAAAGAGTCTTGTTGGGCATCAGCCATGATGCGCCGCTGAAAATCTGGATTAATCGAAAATTAGTTTATGAAAATAAGGCTGGCACGAAAATCCCGCCGCGAGAAATTTCCTATAATCGTTTGCTTTTTCAAGATACGCTTCGGACTGATTTGCAAAAAGGGAATAATGAGATTCTATTGAAAATTTGCTCTGGTGCGAACGAGGGAGTTGTTTTTCTTCGTCCCATCATTTCAACGGGAGATTTGGATGAAGATATTGAATTCAAGAATAAAATTAATGGCGAGGCGAAATGGCTTTGCCTTGATTTTCCCGGCAATGACAGGGTGAAAGACCTGAAAAAAATATTTCCGCCTGAAACGTCTATTGAGTTGTATTATTCTTTTCAGGGAAGTTTTTATCGCTGGTATTTTCCGCGGCAAAAGATTTTGGCGCAATTGAGTATGCCCGAATATGTCACCTATCGCAAAAAACCGTATCTCGACTGGTACTACGCCAATGGCGCGATGATGATGGCGATTAATGATTTGGGAAATTTTATCAACGATGCTTCTTTAAAAAAATTTGTTCGTCGCTACTGTGATTTTGCTGTTGAGCATGAAGATTATTTCAGAGACCAATACGAGAAGCAATTTGCTTTTCGCGGGAGTTTTCATCGCATGTTTCGCTTAAGCATGCTTGACGATGCCGGTGCACCGACTTTGCCTTATGTGGATTTGTATGCGGAACAAAAGAATGAAAATTATTGGAAAATCATCGCGCGAAATGCCAATTACGTGATGAAGGGACAGGTTCGGCTGGCAGACAGCACATTTTGTCGTCCGGAGCCAGAGCCGGGAACTGTCTGGGCAGATGATCTTTTCATGAGCGCACCATTTTTGCTGCGAATGGGAAAAATAACCGGTGAGCAAAAGTATTTTGACGATGCGGCGCGGCAGGTCTTGCAGTTTCATAAATATTTATTCAATGAAAAGGAGAAATTATTTTTCCACGGCTATTTTGATCGACGGAAGGAAAATTCTGTCGCACTCTGGGGCAGAGCAAATGGCTGGATTGCCTGGGCGATATCCGAAACTTTGCTTCATTTACCCGAGAGCCATGAGAATTATGCGGTGATACTTAAAATTTATCGGAAATTTATGTCCGGCCTGGCGGCAGTTCAGGGTGAAAACGGGCTATGGCACCAGATTTTGGATCATCCAGAATCTTATGAAGAAACTTCATGCACCGCCATGTTTGTCCTGGCAATGGCGCGGGGCATACGAAACCATTGGCTTGACTCGTCATATTTAGAAATTGTCCGTAAAGGCTGGCAGGGATTAGTTGGAAAAATTGATGCAGATGGAACTGTTCACGGAATTTGCCGCGGAACCGGAATTGGCAATGATTTGAATTTTTATTTTTCCAGAAAAAGATTTGATAATGCTCCCCACGGATTGGGCGCAATTATTACTGCGGCTATTGAAATTACTCGATTAGAGAAATAA